The region GCCGGATCCTGGAAGGCCTCGGCCGGCGCGCATTCCCGCAGCAAGGCCGTCTTCACGCCTTTCAGGTTCAAGCGGCTTTGCAGATGGCTGGACCAGGAGCGCGCGCCGCGTGGATGCGCCACTTCCAGCGCGACGCGTTCAGCCGGCATTTGCGGTAACAGATCCACCCGCATCTCGGCATGTCCTTGCGCGCGCCATTGTTCGCGCAGGCCGGCGGACAAGGCATAGACCAGGCCCCCTTCCACGCCGGTGGCGGTAAGGATGAACTCACCTCGCCGCGGGTCGCCGCGGAGGGCGGCCTCCTGCCCGACCCGCGCCGCCACCGCCTTGACCGGTTCGCCCGCATGGCGCTCACGCAGGATCGGCGTCCAGTCCGCATCGAAACCGCAGTTCGACGGCGCCAGGTCCTCGACCCCCACGCCACGTTCGCGCAGCGCCGGCACCCAGGCCCCATCCGATCCCAGGCGCGCCCAGCTGGCGCCGCCCAAGGCCAGTACCACCGCATCGGCGGACACCAGGACCTCGCCGTCCGGACCGGAGAAACGTAGCCCCGCCGAGGCCGTATCCGTATCCGCCTGCCACCCCAGCCAGCGATGCCGCATATGGAATTGCACGCCGTCCGCGCGCAGGCGGGCCAGCCAGGCCCGCAGCAACGGCGCGGCCTTCATTTCCTGGGGAAATACGCGGCCCGACGTGCCGATGAAGGTTTCAACGCCCAGCCCGGCAGCCCAGTCGCGCAGGGCTTGGGGCGACAGCGCCCGCAGCCAGCGCTCGACCTGAGGCCGCGCAGCCGCGTCGTAACGGCCCAGAAACGCCGGCGCCGGCTCGCTATGTGTGAGGTTCAAGCCGCCCCGTCCCGCCAACAGAAATTTCCTGCCGGCCGAGGGCATCGCATCGTAGACGTGGACGTGCGCGCCGGCGGCGGCCAGCACCTGCGCCGCCATCAAGCCGGCAGGACCGGCGCCGATAACGATGACCTTGGGGAGGGAAACTGACGAGCGGACCATGAAAAAGGCGTACAGACTGGGAAAGGCTCAATACTACCCAATCCGCTCACCGGAGCGCGGCGCGTCGGTTAGCATCGGGGCTAGCGCCGTTTCGCGCGCGCAGCACAGGATGCCACCATGAGCAATACGCCGCAGGCCGCAAAGCCTGGTTCGACCAATCAACCGCAGTGGGGCTATGAACGCGCCGACTGCCGGGGCGCCAACGCACTTGGCCTTTTCATCGACGATCTGCAACGGGTGCTGGATACGCATGAAGCCGACATCGCCGCGCAGCCGGCCCAGCTGTACGAAGCCCAGGCCCAGGCCAATGAACTTGTGCGCCGTTACGCGGCGCTGGACGGGGTGCCCGCTGCCTTCAGCGGCCAGTCCGTCACCTTGCGCGCGGCGCGTAACAGCGCGGGAACGGTACAGTTGGTGCCCTTGTTCTCCGCCGCGCTCAAGCAGGCCCTGATAAGCCTCTTGAATGCCGGCGGATCCAGGCAATGACGGCGCGGCCGTGCGACGTCAGATAAACGGCGGCGCGCACGAACAGGGGGGCCTGCTCGACCACGCGCAGGCTTGCCGGTCCACTTTCGGCGCATAACAGCACGCGGCCGCCGTACGCCATTGAATAGGCCTGCCCTGGCGCCACGGGCATGCGGATGGAGAATGAGGAATCCCCCAACGGCACCCATTCCTGCACCATGATGCGGCTGCCATGTACACCCACGATCGTGCTGTTCGCACGGACGAACATCATGCGGGTTTCTCCCCCCGCCAAGCTGATATCGCGAGTGCGTTCGATTTCCATGTCCATTTGACGGCTCCGACGATCGAAATTGATCTGCCGCCAGATTAGATTTCACGCAACTTCTCTGGCAGGTACACAGTCTGTTTATCTTCATCAAATCAGACATCCAAACCAGGCTCTGTTATCGTTGATTTCCAGATAATCTGTATCTATCCTGCCCATCCGGGCGACCGCATGATTCGGCCATGGAACCACTGTATCAACGCTTGGCCGATCACTATCGGCAAGCCATTCGTTCTGGCGTATTGGCACCCACGGCACGCATGCCGTCCGTCCGTAACCTGGTAAGACTGCACCACGTCAGTCTTTCCACCGCGCTGCAGGCCTGCCGCCGCCTGGAAGACGACGGCCTCATCGAAGCACGCCCCCGCTCCGGCTATTTCGTCGTCAAGCGCAAACGGGCGACGCTGCCCCCTATCGATGAACCCGATACGGACAAGGTGCTGGACCCGGCGTCCTATGTCGGCATCCACGACCGCGTGTCGGACTTCATCGCCAAGTGCGAGATTCATCCGAATAAATTCAATTTCGCCACCGCGGTGGCCACGCCGGACGCCTATCCCACTGACGCGTTGAAGCAGTCGATGCTGCGCATGGTGCGGCGTCATCCGCAATTGCTCACCAGCACCGTGCCGCACGGCGGCCATCCCTGCCTGCAAGCGGCGCTGGCGCGGCGCGCGCTGGATAGTGGCGTGAACGCGGCGCCGGACGACATCCTGGTCACGCATGGCTGCATCGAAGCGCTGAATCTGGCGCTGCGCGCGGTCGCCAGTCCGGGCGACACCATAGCCGTGGAGTCGCCCGCCTATTTCGGCCTGCTGCAGATTCTGGAAAGCCTGGGCATGCGCGCGCTGGAAATTCCCACCAGCCCGCACACGGGCATTTCCATCGAAGCGCTGGACCTGGCGTTTCAAACGCACGCCGACATCAAGGCCGTGGTGGCGGTGCCCAATCTGCACAATCCCCTGGGCAGCATCATGAGCGATACCGACAAGGCCAGGCTGGTGGAATTGTGCGAACGCCAGCATGTGCCGCTCATCGAAGACGATACCTATGGCGCTCTGGCGGATGGCGACGAACCCTTGCGCGCCGCCAAGGCCTGGGACCGCGAAGGCAACGTCATCTATTGCGCGTCCCTGCACAAGACGCTGGCGCCCGGCTCGCGCCTGGGTTGGCTTATCGGCGGCCGCTGGAAGGCTCGCATCGCGATGTTGAAGTTCGTGCAAAGCCGTCCCAACGAACCGCTGATGCAGCTCGCGGTTTCGGACGTGCTGGGCGCCAAGGCTTACGACCGCCATCTGGTACGGCTGCGCAGCCGCCTGAAGGCGCAACGTGAACGCATGGCCCAGGCCATCGCCGATTACTTCCCGCCGGGTACGCGCCTTAGCATCCCGCGTGGCGGCATGCTGCTGTGGGTGGAGATGCCGGATGGCCGGTCGTCCAAGTCGGTGTTCGAAACCGCGCTGCCCTTAGGCATCCGGGTGGCGCCCGGCCGGATGTTCTCCAACTCCGACCGCTATGAACATTTTCTGCGGATCAGCTGCGGCGCGGCTTTCACGGCTGACGTGGAAGCGGCCATACGCACGCTTGGTCGCATCGTGGCGGGAAGAACTTCCTGATTGGAAGGCGCGTTAGCGGCCCGCCAACGCGCTGGGAAAATCCGCCGAGCTCAGCAGCACCGGCAAAGGGTGGCTCTCGCGGAACTTGCGCTCCGCCAGCGCGTGCAGGGTACGCCGATGCCCGTGATACGCATCCAGCAGGCTGGCTTCCTCGACACCCGCGCCGAAGCGCGCGCGCAAGACTTCCCAGGAAACGCCTGCCTGTATGGTTCGTTCGCCGGCAGCGGCTTCGAACCAGATGACATGGGCGGAACGATCGTTGACGGCATTGTCGTTTATGACATTGTTGTTCTTTGACATAAAACTCTCCGTGACGATCCTGGTCTTGCATAGCGGGTATGGGTCAGGCAATCCTATCGGACACCGGCCTCACCGTCTGTAACGTCTACATGGTCTACCCGCATGCGACGTATTTGGACAACATCATCCAAAAGAAGATTTGATTTTTCTTGCGGCGCCTGAGTTTTCTTACGGCCCCCGATGCGCTTTTGATTCATTCTCGGGCTCGCTTCTTGCTCAAGCATGATCAACGGTATGGCGCCCCGCCACCGGAGCGATTCGCCACGGTTCGTATTTGTCCCGGCGGATATAAGGAGAAAACAATGACTCTCGGCACCATTCTTTTGATCATCCTGATCCTATTGCTCGTCGGCGCCTTGCCCAGTTGGCCGCATAGCCGCAGTTGGGGCTACTACCCGAGCGGCGGCCTCGGCCTGGTACTGGTCATCGTCATCGTCCTCCTGCTCATGGGAATGATCTAGATCGGAGACACCCGCGGACCTGCGGTCCGCGGGTGTCTGCCTATGCATTCCGCGTTGCGTACCAGCAGAGCAGGGATCCCGCGCACACCATGGCGGCGCCTTGCCAGAAGGTGAAAGATAATGGCGCGGACAGAATCAAGGCTGCCAGAGCGGCAGACAATAAAGGCGTGAAATAGGACGCGGCGGCCATCAAGGTCACGTTTCCACGCAAGATGCCGACGTTCCAGGCGGCATAGCCGCCGCC is a window of Bordetella sp. N DNA encoding:
- a CDS encoding DUF3309 family protein, whose amino-acid sequence is MTLGTILLIILILLLVGALPSWPHSRSWGYYPSGGLGLVLVIVIVLLLMGMI
- a CDS encoding PLP-dependent aminotransferase family protein, yielding MEPLYQRLADHYRQAIRSGVLAPTARMPSVRNLVRLHHVSLSTALQACRRLEDDGLIEARPRSGYFVVKRKRATLPPIDEPDTDKVLDPASYVGIHDRVSDFIAKCEIHPNKFNFATAVATPDAYPTDALKQSMLRMVRRHPQLLTSTVPHGGHPCLQAALARRALDSGVNAAPDDILVTHGCIEALNLALRAVASPGDTIAVESPAYFGLLQILESLGMRALEIPTSPHTGISIEALDLAFQTHADIKAVVAVPNLHNPLGSIMSDTDKARLVELCERQHVPLIEDDTYGALADGDEPLRAAKAWDREGNVIYCASLHKTLAPGSRLGWLIGGRWKARIAMLKFVQSRPNEPLMQLAVSDVLGAKAYDRHLVRLRSRLKAQRERMAQAIADYFPPGTRLSIPRGGMLLWVEMPDGRSSKSVFETALPLGIRVAPGRMFSNSDRYEHFLRISCGAAFTADVEAAIRTLGRIVAGRTS
- a CDS encoding TIGR03862 family flavoprotein, giving the protein MVRSSVSLPKVIVIGAGPAGLMAAQVLAAAGAHVHVYDAMPSAGRKFLLAGRGGLNLTHSEPAPAFLGRYDAAARPQVERWLRALSPQALRDWAAGLGVETFIGTSGRVFPQEMKAAPLLRAWLARLRADGVQFHMRHRWLGWQADTDTASAGLRFSGPDGEVLVSADAVVLALGGASWARLGSDGAWVPALRERGVGVEDLAPSNCGFDADWTPILRERHAGEPVKAVAARVGQEAALRGDPRRGEFILTATGVEGGLVYALSAGLREQWRAQGHAEMRVDLLPQMPAERVALEVAHPRGARSWSSHLQSRLNLKGVKTALLRECAPAEAFQDPAWLARCIKDLPLRLTGPRPIDEAISSAGGLRLDEVGDDLQLRRLPGVFCTGEMLDWDAPTGGYLLTACFAAGKVAGAGAAAHLGLAQTA
- a CDS encoding DUF1488 family protein translates to MSKNNNVINDNAVNDRSAHVIWFEAAAGERTIQAGVSWEVLRARFGAGVEEASLLDAYHGHRRTLHALAERKFRESHPLPVLLSSADFPSALAGR